The following are encoded in a window of Prochlorococcus marinus str. MIT 1013 genomic DNA:
- a CDS encoding carboxysome peptide B, producing the protein MEIMQVMGRLVCSQRVEGLGHMHLRILCNNKGKRLVAVDPVGAREGNWVFTATGTAARWGCPNPNIQTDLTIGGIIDNWSPDD; encoded by the coding sequence ATGGAGATCATGCAAGTTATGGGACGGTTGGTATGTTCACAGAGAGTGGAAGGTTTAGGACATATGCATTTAAGAATATTGTGCAATAACAAAGGTAAAAGACTTGTGGCTGTTGACCCTGTCGGTGCGCGAGAAGGTAATTGGGTTTTTACCGCAACAGGGACCGCTGCGAGGTGGGGATGTCCAAATCCAAATATTCAAACTGATTTAACCATTGGTGGGATTATTGATAATTGGTCACCTGATGATTAG
- a CDS encoding BMC domain-containing protein, with protein MTNSSNRRPKSSNKTIKPKDQVVDITPINSTTQTKTSSKIQSSSTGKTSSTKNIPSGKNLSNGSRGAASTKKTIGNDKGFESNSNAGIALGMIETRGLVPAIEAADAMTKAAEVNLIVKELVGGGYVTVMVRGETGAVNASVRAGADACERVGDGLVSAHIIARPHVEVEPVLRGSGAKRRS; from the coding sequence ATGACTAACTCTTCAAATCGTCGACCAAAAAGTAGTAATAAAACTATTAAGCCTAAAGATCAAGTAGTTGATATTACTCCGATCAATTCAACTACTCAAACAAAAACTTCTTCGAAGATACAGTCTTCCTCAACCGGAAAAACATCTAGTACTAAAAATATTCCTAGCGGTAAAAATCTATCTAATGGCTCTAGAGGTGCTGCTTCAACTAAAAAAACAATCGGAAACGATAAAGGTTTTGAGAGTAATTCAAACGCTGGTATTGCATTAGGAATGATAGAGACTCGTGGATTGGTACCAGCAATTGAAGCGGCCGATGCAATGACGAAAGCTGCGGAAGTTAATTTGATCGTTAAGGAACTCGTTGGTGGGGGATATGTAACAGTAATGGTTCGTGGTGAGACTGGTGCTGTAAATGCTTCAGTGAGAGCAGGTGCTGATGCATGTGAGCGTGTTGGAGATGGTTTAGTTTCTGCGCATATTATTGCCCGACCTCATGTTGAGGTTGAGCCAGTATTAAGAGGAAGTGGAGCAAAAAGGAGAAGTTAA
- a CDS encoding 4a-hydroxytetrahydrobiopterin dehydratase, translating into MEGWRQKKRPECLEKRFEFQSYEKNRDFLDALGDFCEKVNRFPDISFGKTYANITIRPVENNEKEEISKDDHDFASEIDFLNKQQEN; encoded by the coding sequence ATGGAAGGGTGGAGGCAAAAAAAAAGACCAGAGTGTCTAGAAAAAAGGTTTGAATTTCAATCTTATGAAAAAAATAGAGATTTTCTTGATGCGCTAGGTGACTTTTGCGAGAAGGTCAATCGCTTCCCCGATATTAGTTTTGGGAAGACTTATGCAAATATCACTATCAGGCCTGTAGAAAATAATGAGAAAGAGGAAATATCAAAAGATGATCATGATTTCGCAAGCGAAATAGATTTTTTAAATAAACAACAAGAAAATTAA
- a CDS encoding DUF3136 domain-containing protein, which yields MSTAKLTIGELEAGYPLYCKALRRLLQQGRTADQIQRTVCWSHLETLNRCLPGRYKTPSYLMALIKRDLEQPKDED from the coding sequence ATGTCCACTGCCAAGTTGACTATTGGCGAACTAGAAGCAGGATACCCGCTTTACTGCAAAGCACTCAGGAGGCTTTTGCAACAAGGACGTACCGCTGATCAAATTCAAAGAACTGTTTGCTGGAGCCACCTAGAGACTCTTAATCGCTGCTTACCAGGAAGATATAAAACTCCCTCTTATCTAATGGCATTAATCAAAAGAGATCTAGAGCAACCAAAAGACGAAGATTAA
- a CDS encoding RidA family protein, whose translation MKSSAIKPIETKFAPKPVGPYNQAVLVGNWLYCSGQIALDPETGVMIGNGNIEEETRQVLKNLMAVIEAAGGENSNVIRTTIYLTDLNDFTKVNDIYAETFGEIVSPARACVEVSNLPKGGKIEIDCIAWVEKSS comes from the coding sequence ATGAAAAGTTCAGCGATAAAACCAATCGAAACAAAATTTGCGCCTAAACCCGTTGGCCCCTACAACCAAGCTGTTTTAGTTGGAAATTGGTTGTATTGCTCAGGACAAATTGCTTTAGACCCTGAAACCGGCGTAATGATCGGTAATGGAAATATCGAAGAAGAGACTAGGCAAGTTCTAAAAAATTTAATGGCTGTAATTGAAGCGGCGGGTGGAGAAAATTCAAATGTAATAAGAACAACCATATATTTGACAGATTTAAATGACTTCACAAAAGTAAATGACATATATGCAGAAACTTTTGGCGAAATAGTAAGCCCCGCAAGAGCATGCGTTGAAGTTTCAAATCTTCCTAAAGGAGGAAAAATCGAGATAGATTGCATAGCCTGGGTAGAGAAAAGCAGCTAA
- the gloB gene encoding hydroxyacylglutathione hydrolase, translating to MLEKESEFTIHPITVLQDNIVWVWVHNCNAVVVDPSISRPVEKWLLDKNLSLEAILQTHHHDDHIGGTQKLIKRWPNAKVIAAKKELKRIPFQTFSVDDNDIFYLMDSKIKVIEVHGHTNNHLAFYVSNGNTKYNILFPGDTLFGGGCGRLLEGTPSQMFESLYKLNSLPENTKIYSAHEYTENNLKWALTLKSNDISIIERLKIVHKQRQRGIPSLPSTISEERKTNLFLRAKNVEEFTILRRHKDSWKC from the coding sequence ATGTTAGAGAAAGAAAGCGAATTCACTATTCACCCAATTACTGTCTTACAGGACAATATCGTATGGGTATGGGTCCACAATTGCAATGCAGTTGTAGTAGATCCCTCCATCTCGAGACCAGTAGAGAAATGGCTTTTAGATAAGAACCTATCGTTGGAGGCAATCCTTCAAACACATCATCATGATGACCATATTGGTGGAACACAGAAGTTAATTAAAAGATGGCCAAATGCAAAGGTAATTGCAGCAAAAAAAGAACTTAAAAGAATTCCTTTTCAAACATTTTCAGTTGATGATAATGATATTTTTTACTTAATGGATAGCAAGATTAAAGTAATTGAAGTGCATGGTCATACTAACAACCATCTAGCTTTTTATGTATCAAATGGAAATACTAAATATAATATATTATTTCCTGGAGACACACTTTTTGGAGGTGGTTGTGGTCGCCTATTAGAAGGTACACCTTCTCAAATGTTTGAAAGTTTATATAAACTTAATTCTCTTCCAGAAAACACTAAGATATATTCTGCACATGAATATACTGAAAACAACTTAAAGTGGGCATTAACATTAAAGTCTAACGATATTTCTATTATCGAAAGATTAAAAATTGTCCACAAACAACGACAGAGAGGGATTCCCAGTCTCCCTTCAACAATTTCAGAAGAAAGAAAAACAAATTTGTTTTTAAGAGCAAAAAATGTCGAAGAATTTACAATATTAAGAAGACACAAAGATAGCTGGAAATGTTAA
- the hisG gene encoding ATP phosphoribosyltransferase, protein MFTVALAKGALLQESVSMFSNVGLDFSAVLEDSNRQLMVPSVCGRAKALLVRNSDVPVYVSYGQAQLGIVGFDVLQEQKLQVSNLVDLGFGACHMSVAVKSKSGYFSASDLPPNCRVASKFTNCAKSFFEQIDLPVQLVHLSGSVELGPITGMAEAIVDLVATGRTLRDNGLIEIEELFKSSARLVGHPLSLRLDRGPLQEIIDSIQIQSQTKHFSDGKK, encoded by the coding sequence ATGTTTACTGTTGCATTAGCTAAAGGTGCCTTATTGCAGGAATCAGTCTCAATGTTTTCTAACGTTGGGCTTGATTTTTCTGCTGTTTTAGAAGATAGCAATCGGCAATTGATGGTTCCCTCAGTATGTGGCCGTGCTAAAGCTCTTTTAGTTCGAAACAGTGATGTTCCTGTTTATGTATCTTATGGGCAGGCGCAACTAGGCATAGTGGGTTTTGACGTATTACAAGAGCAGAAATTGCAAGTATCTAATTTAGTAGATCTTGGTTTTGGTGCTTGTCATATGTCTGTTGCAGTTAAATCGAAAAGTGGTTACTTTAGTGCTTCTGACTTGCCTCCAAACTGTCGAGTGGCAAGTAAATTCACAAATTGCGCAAAGAGTTTTTTTGAACAAATAGATTTGCCTGTTCAATTGGTTCATTTGAGTGGATCGGTTGAATTAGGACCTATTACTGGTATGGCCGAAGCAATTGTCGATTTAGTCGCAACTGGTCGTACTCTTAGAGATAATGGACTTATAGAAATTGAAGAACTTTTTAAATCAAGCGCTCGTCTTGTTGGTCATCCACTCTCCCTAAGGCTAGATAGAGGCCCTCTTCAAGAAATTATTGATTCAATTCAAATCCAATCTCAGACCAAACACTTTTCTGATGGCAAAAAATGA
- a CDS encoding ABC transporter ATP-binding protein → MAKNDFRRVKKLGKYLKKEKKRLILILLILIPVALAGAIQPLLVGQAISVLRGEDTISFFDKLSNELSIRLIIGTLFITVLLRLGLQGFQSYNIQSVGQRLTARIRDDLFSHSMSLSLRFHDKMPVGKLLTRLTSDVDALSEVFGSGAVGVLADFVSLLVISVTMILIEWRLGFLLLFIQIPVTLFILWLQKRYRKQNYKVREELSQLNADFQENLQGLEVVQMFRRQTLNGQKFFKTGTNYKNAVNGTIFYDSSISAFIEWISLAAVALVISLGGYMVTAGAMGLGTLTTFILYSQRLFEPLRQLAERFTQIQGGLTAVERISELLEKKIEIHDQISQKVENIKTTNLYKNVSGEVLFENVSFFYREDEPIINDLSFKIKPGEHVALVGPTGSGKTTLIRLLCRLYEPQKGNIYIDGLNIKNIPIQSLRKQLGVVLQDTFLFSGNVADNLRLDLSVNNQRLKDICSELGLDNLLRKLPNGLDTYIRERGGNLSSGERQLLSIARLAIRDPKVLIMDEATAFMDPSTEATLQRDLDRLLEKRTALVIAHRLATIESSDRILVMRKGKLIEQGTHEELRALGGLYSQLADLQEKGLTTI, encoded by the coding sequence ATGGCAAAAAATGATTTTCGTAGAGTTAAGAAACTTGGAAAGTATTTAAAAAAAGAAAAAAAACGTTTAATTCTAATACTTTTAATTTTAATACCTGTTGCATTAGCTGGTGCAATTCAACCTCTTCTCGTGGGGCAAGCAATTTCTGTTTTAAGAGGGGAGGATACGATATCCTTTTTTGATAAACTTTCTAATGAATTATCAATTCGTTTAATAATAGGTACATTATTCATAACAGTATTACTTAGACTTGGATTACAAGGTTTTCAGTCATACAATATTCAGTCTGTAGGACAGAGATTAACTGCTCGAATTAGGGATGATTTGTTTTCTCATTCCATGTCTTTGTCATTGCGTTTTCATGACAAAATGCCTGTTGGTAAATTGCTGACAAGATTAACTAGCGATGTTGATGCATTGTCAGAAGTATTTGGAAGTGGGGCTGTTGGTGTGTTGGCTGATTTTGTAAGTCTTTTAGTTATATCAGTCACTATGATTTTAATTGAATGGAGACTAGGCTTTCTCCTTTTATTTATCCAAATACCTGTTACGTTGTTTATTCTTTGGTTACAAAAACGTTATCGAAAACAAAATTATAAAGTTAGAGAGGAACTATCCCAGTTGAATGCAGATTTTCAGGAAAACCTCCAAGGACTTGAAGTTGTTCAAATGTTTAGAAGGCAAACTTTAAATGGTCAAAAATTTTTCAAAACTGGAACTAATTATAAAAATGCAGTTAACGGAACAATTTTTTATGACAGTAGTATTTCCGCCTTTATTGAATGGATTTCATTGGCTGCAGTCGCTTTAGTTATTTCTTTGGGAGGTTACATGGTTACAGCAGGAGCTATGGGATTAGGAACTCTCACTACATTCATTTTATATTCACAAAGACTATTTGAACCTTTAAGGCAATTGGCAGAGAGATTTACACAAATACAGGGAGGATTAACAGCGGTTGAAAGAATTAGTGAATTGCTTGAGAAAAAAATCGAAATTCATGATCAAATTTCTCAGAAAGTAGAAAATATAAAAACAACAAATTTGTATAAAAATGTTTCTGGAGAAGTTTTATTTGAAAATGTAAGTTTTTTCTACAGAGAAGATGAACCTATAATAAATGATTTAAGTTTTAAAATTAAGCCAGGTGAACACGTTGCTCTTGTTGGTCCAACAGGATCAGGTAAGACAACTTTAATTAGATTATTATGTAGGCTTTACGAACCTCAAAAGGGTAATATATATATTGATGGACTAAACATTAAAAATATACCCATCCAATCATTAAGGAAACAGCTTGGAGTTGTACTTCAGGATACTTTCCTATTTAGTGGCAACGTTGCAGATAATCTTCGTTTAGATTTATCAGTGAATAATCAACGTTTAAAAGATATATGTAGTGAATTAGGACTTGATAATTTATTGAGAAAATTACCAAATGGATTAGATACTTATATCAGAGAAAGAGGAGGTAATCTCTCTTCAGGAGAAAGACAGCTTTTATCTATTGCACGTCTTGCAATAAGAGATCCAAAAGTATTAATTATGGACGAAGCTACTGCTTTTATGGATCCTTCAACAGAGGCAACTTTGCAAAGAGATCTTGATAGATTATTAGAGAAAAGAACAGCTCTTGTTATAGCCCATCGACTAGCGACAATAGAATCTTCTGATCGAATTCTTGTAATGAGAAAAGGAAAGCTAATAGAGCAAGGCACACATGAAGAATTGAGGGCTTTAGGCGGACTTTATTCGCAACTTGCTGATTTACAAGAAAAAGGCCTGACTACCATCTAA
- a CDS encoding GNAT family N-acetyltransferase: protein MINLGSKRLGMPGWRNENILSEETLRNLYGKQALQYFNQKNPALFVFTDTKPFDLIELEQLLQAVGWGRRPLRRVKRALDNSLLKVGLWQHDPKFPRLIGFARCTGDGVIDATIWDVAINPVYQGYGLGKQLMSYLMKSLKREGISRVTLFADSDVITFYKRQGWTLEPNGNKCAFWYSN from the coding sequence ATGATTAATTTAGGATCAAAAAGACTAGGAATGCCTGGGTGGAGAAACGAAAATATTCTTTCTGAAGAAACTTTAAGAAATTTATATGGAAAACAGGCTCTTCAATATTTTAATCAAAAGAATCCAGCCCTCTTCGTTTTTACAGATACAAAACCTTTTGATTTAATTGAGCTTGAGCAACTTCTTCAAGCAGTTGGCTGGGGAAGAAGGCCATTGAGGAGAGTAAAAAGAGCTCTTGATAATAGCTTGCTTAAGGTTGGTTTATGGCAACATGATCCTAAATTTCCAAGATTGATTGGATTCGCAAGATGCACTGGAGATGGAGTTATTGATGCAACAATATGGGACGTAGCTATCAACCCAGTTTATCAAGGTTATGGATTAGGTAAACAACTTATGTCATATTTAATGAAGAGTTTAAAAAGAGAAGGTATAAGTAGAGTAACTTTATTTGCTGATTCTGATGTTATTACTTTTTATAAGAGGCAGGGTTGGACCTTAGAGCCAAACGGTAATAAATGTGCTTTTTGGTATTCAAATTGA